The Mesorhizobium sp. AR02 genomic interval ATCGCTGTCGGCGATGCGCCTGATCGACATGAGCGCCGGCCGGCGCGCCAGCGTTGCCAAGCTCGACATCGGCGCCATGTCGATGGTCATCGAGCACGGCGTCACCACCGAACAGATCAGCGTCCAGCAGGTTTACGATGTGCGCCGTACCATCGAAATGCGCACGGTGGCGCTCGCCGCACTTCGGCGGACCGACGCGGAGGCGGCTGAAATACAAGGATACGCGCGGCTGATGCGCGAGAACCATCGTGCGCCCGAGATCGTCATGGAGCACGACATCGCATTCCATGAAGCGATCGCGCGTGCCTCTCACAACCCGGTGTTTTCGTTGATCATCAACGCCTTCAGCGGTGTCACGCGACGCACATGGGTGATCGGCTGGCGTACGCGGGCCACCGAGGCAGAGCAGATCAAGATGATCGACGGTCACGGGGATATTGCTCGGGCGATCATCGCGGGGAACCCGCAACTTGCCGCCGAACATATGGCCGCGCATTTCGACAAAAGCGTCAAGGCGCTGATCGACGCGGGGATCGCATGAAAATCCGCTCGCTTGAGACCATTCGTATCGAAGAGCGGCCCAATCTGCTCTGGATCGAGGTGCATACCGACGAGGGCATCACCGGCCTTGGCGAAACCTTTTTCCTGGCCCGCACGGTCGAGGAATATGTCCATGAATATGTCGCGCCACGCGTCATCGGCCGCGATCCACTGCAGATCGATCTGCTTTCCGCGGATCTGGTTGGCTATCTCGGCTTCCGCTCAAGCGGGGTCGAAGTCCGCGGCAATTCCGCCTTCGACATCGCGCTCTGGGATATTTTCGGCAAGGCCATGAACCAGCCGATTGCACAGCTTCTGGGCGGCTTTTCGCGGCAGTCCATCCGGACTTACAACACCTGCGCCGGCACCGAATACATCAAGGACGGCAAGGGACAGACAACCGCAAATTATGGTCTCGGCACGAGGCAAGGCTACGATGACCTGAACGGGTTTCTCCACCGCGCCGACGAATTGGCGGCAGAGCTGCTTGAAGACGGTATCACGGCCATGAAGATCTGGCCTTTCGACCATGCCGCCGAGAAAAGCCGGGGGCAAGACATTAGCGCCACCGACCTCAAAGCCGCGCTGCAGCCCTTCGAGAAGATCCGCAAAGCTGTCGGCGACAAGATCGACATCATGGTCGAATTCCACTCCATGTGGCAGCTTCTGCCGGCGATCAAGATCGCCAAAGCGCTCGGACCTTATGGCACATACTGGCATGAGGATCCCATCCGCATGGACAGCCTCGCCGACCTCAAGCGCTATGAGGCCGCGAGCCCGGCGCCGATCTCGGCATCGGAAACCTTGGGCAGTCGCTGGGCATTCCGCGACCTTCTGGAGACCGGCGCCGCAGGCATCGTCATGTTGGATATTTCCTGGTGCGGCGGGCTTTCTGAAGCACGCAAGATCGCAGCGATGGCGGAGGCCTGGCACCTGCCGGTCGCTCCGCATGACTGCACCGGGCCGGTGGTTCTGGCGGCGTCCACACATTTGTCCCTCAACGCGCCCAACGCACTCGTACAGGAGAGTGTGCGGGCATTCTACCGGACCTGGTACCGCGACCTCGTGACCGCACTACCGGAAGTCAAGGACGGCATGATCACCGTGCCGCCCGGCCCGGGCCTCGGGCTGGAACTCAATCCCGACCTCGGTCGGGCCTACACCGTCCATCGCCGCGTCTCCGACAAGGCGGACATCTGAAGCACACTCAACGGGAGGAATGAAATGAAACGACTGACTGCAACGCTTTTGCTCGCGACGACGCTGATCGCCGGGCCTTCCGTCGCCAGTGCCGACGGGCTCAACATCGTCTTTACGCACCACTCGTCGGCCTCGAACACGTTCTGGCAGGCGGTGAAGAAGGGCTTTGACGATGCCTGCGGCAAGGTCGAGGCCAAGTGCAACATGATTTTCACCCAGACCGAAGGCTCGGTCGAGCAGCAACTCGCCAACATGCGCGCCGCACTTGCGGCCAAGCCGGATGCCCTGCTGACCTCGATCGTCGACAACAAGGCGTTCGACGACGTCATCAAGGAGGCGCGAGATGCCGGTGTGTTGGTGATTGCCGTCAATGTCGATGACACGGAAGGCGCCAAGGGCAATGCGCGGCAGGCCTTCATAGGGCAAGGTTTCAAGCCGGCGGGCTATTCGCTCGGCAAGGCGATTTCCGACAGCTTCCCCAAGGATGGGCCGATCAAGGTTCTGGTCGGCATTTCGGCACCAGGCCAGAATTGGTCGGAAAGTCGTGGCGCGGGCGTGATGCAGTTCCTGGAGGAGTACAAGGCGGCCCATCCCGATCGCCAGGTCTCATGGGAGCGGATCGACAGCGGAACCGACCTTGCGGTCACGTCCGATCGTGTCGGCGCCTATCTCAACGCGCATCCCGACACCACCGCCTATTTCGACACCGGCTTCTGGTGCGCGGGCGTTGCGCGGTCGCTGCAGGATCGCGGCGTCGCGCCAGGCAAGGTCCTCCTTGGCGGTTTCGATCTGGTGCCGGAAGTCCTGCAGCAGATGCAGAAGGGCTACGTACAGGCCCTGGTCGACCAGCAGCCCTACATGCAGGGCTTCATGCCCGTCATGGAAGCCTACCTGAACAAGAAGGTAGGTCTGGCACCCTCAGACATCGATACCGGCCAGGGCATCGTGCGCCCGGACCAGGCCGACGCGATCATGACGCTTTCCGCGCAAGGCCTGCGTTAAGCCCACCCGCCATGTGTTCACCCGGCGGTGCTCACGCTGCCGAGTGGCCCCTTGCCTCGAATTCCTGGAGCCTGCCTTGAAACGCCTCTTCAAGACCTATCTGGAAAAGCCGGAACTGGCGGGACTGATCCTGCTGGCGCTTCTGGTGGTGATTTTCGAGATCCGCTCGGATGGGGTGTTCCTCAACCAGGACAACCTTCGTGGCATACTCGGCATTCTGCCCGAGACGGGCCTCGTCGCCATCGGCGTGACGATACTGATGATCAGCGGCGAGTTCGACCTGTCGGTTGGATCGGTGTTCGCGCTGATGCCGATGTGCATGGCCGTCCTCATGGTCGAGGGGGTCCCTTTCCCCCTTGCCTTGCTGGCCGGGCTTGTCGTTTGCGCGGCGATCGGATTTATCAACGGCTATGTGACGATCTGGTTCGAGATCCCAAGCTTCATCACCACGCTCGGCATGCTTTTCATCGCCCGGTCACTGACGATCGTCGTCTCGGGCGGGTTTCCACCCTTGCTTCCCGTCGATCTGCCGAACTGGCTGTTCACTTCGTTTGTCGGTCCCGGTCATATGTTCCGCATGTCGTTCGTGTGGTTTGTCGGAATTGCCGTGCTGACATCGCTGATGCTTTCCAGAACCAATTTCGGCAACTGGATAAAAGCCACCGGCGGCTTCCATCCCGCTGCCGCCTCGATGGGCATCCCGACCGCAAGGGTGAAACTCGCATGCTTCATGCTTTGCTCGATGCTGTCCGGTTTCGCCGGCATGTTGCAAGTGCTGAGGCTGGGCTCCCCTTTGCCTTCCATCGGCGAGGGTCTGGAACTCCAGGCGGTCGCCTCGGCGGTCATCGGCGGTGCTTCGCTCGCAGGCGGCATCGGTACGGTCGCTGGCGGCATCATCGGCACGATCCTCATCCGCATCATCGACAACGGGCTTGTGCTCTCCCACGTTGATGCGAACTGGTTCAAATTCGCGATCGGCTTCCTGACCATCTTCGCCGTCGTCGCCAATGCCTGGATGCGCAAGCGCGCCAAGGCGATCAAGATGGAGGGCTGAGGCATGGAAGACGCAATCATCTCCGTCCGCAATCTTCACAAATGGTACTCCGGCGTCCATGCGCTAAAGGGCGTGAGCCTCGATCTGAAGCGGGGCGAGGCGCTCGGGCTGGTCGGCGACAATGGTGCCGGCAAATCGACGCTCATCAACATCCTGTCTGGCGTCCATACCGCCGATGAGGGCGAGATCCTGGTCGACGGCAAACCCGTGCGGATCGCCAGGCCTCGCGACGCGATGAACCTCGGTATCGAGACCATCTACCAGTACAATTCGATGGTTCCCACCATGTCGATCGCCAGGAATCTGTTTATTGGCCGCGAGCCGACGCGGTTTTCCGTATTCGGTGTGGGCATCCTGGATCAGAAGAAAATGGCTAGCGAAAGCATCAAGGCGATTGCCGATGTCGACCTGCATCTGCGGTCGCCCGACGCATTGGTCGGCGAACTGTCAGGCGGCCAGCGGCAGGGCGTCGCCATCGCGCGCGCCATGCATTTCAAGTCGAAGGTGATGATCCTCGACGAGCCGACCAATCACCTTTCGGTCAAAGAGACCGGCAAGGTTATCGGCTTTGTACGTGGACTAAAGGCACAAGGGGTGACCGGCATTTTCATCAGCCACAACATGCATCACGTTTTTGACTGCTGTGATCGCGTGGTCGCGATGGCGCGCGGCGAGGTCGTGCTCGACAAGCGCATCGAGGAAACCTCCATCGATGAAGTCCACGGCGTGCTTTAGAAGCGGGAAATGGCGATGACGAATCTTTCCGGCAAAGTTGTGCTCCTAACCGGTGGTCTGGGTTCGCTCGGCCGCGCCCAGGCTGCCGCACTTGCCCGCGCCGGCGCGCGCGTGCTCTTGCTTGACCGACCGGAGAATGCCGAAGGACCCGGCATCGCGGCGGAATTGGCAGCGATAAACAAGGGTACGATCGTCTATGTCGGTTGCGACTTGAACCAGTTGGCTGAAGCCGAAACGACGATCAAGGCGCTCGCCGACGAAGAAGGCGCGATCGACATCCTGATCAACAACGCCGCACTCATCATCAACCGTCCGTTCGAGGAATTCTCACTTGGCGAGTACGAGGACCAGATCCGTGTGAATTCATCGGCCGCCTTCGCGCTGGCGCGCGCCTGCGCCCCTGGCATGAAGAAGAAGGGCCAGGGCAGGATCGTCAATTTCTGCTCGGTGACGCTGAACGGCCGCTGGGAGGGCTACGTGCCCTATGTGGCCTCGAAGGGCGCCATGCTGGGACTCACCAAGTCGCTTGCGCGGGAATTGGGACCACACGGCATCACCGTGAACGCGGTGTCGCCCGGCGCCGTCATTTCCGAGGCGGAGGCGCGCGTTTTCGGAGAACGGCTCGAGGAATACAATGACTGGATCCTGACCAACCAAAGCCTGAAACGCCGTATCGAGCCGCAGCATGTCGCCGATCTCGTGCTGTTCCTTGTTTCCCCAGCTTCGGACATGATCAGCGGCCAGAACATCAGCGTCGATGGCGGCTGGTAGCCGTGGCGCTCCGTCGATGACAAACAGTGATGTGGTCGAACTTGCCGATGGGCGCGCAAGCCTGGTGGTGAGCCCTCGCGAGGGCGCTGCCATCCTGCGCTACGACGCACTGCGCCCCGGCCGCGCGCCCACGCCGCTCATTAAGCCATCCCAGGGTATGCTCAAGTTCGGGTCTCAACTGCTGGTTCCCTGGTCGAACCGCATTTCCGGTGGCGGCTTCGAGTTTGATGGGCGCTTCCATGCGATAGAGCCCAATGTCGAAGGCGAGCCGTTCCCGCTCCACGGCGACGCTTTTCAAAGACCGTGGCGGTTGACGCAGCGAACCGGCACTGAAATGGAGCTGGCCCTGGAAGATGGGGCGATCGGACCCTATCGCTACCATGCGGGCGTCCGCTATGCACTGGAGGATGGCGCGCTGTCCGCCGTCCTGGCCGTCGAGAACCGGGCCGCCGTCCGCCTTCCCTACGGACTCGGTTTCCATCCCTGGTTTCCGCACCGCCCGCGCACCTTGCTCCAGGCATCGGCGCAGAGGGTCTGGTTGGAGGACGAACGCCATCTGCCGACAGGGGTTGTGCCGCTCGCCTCTCGCCCGGACTGGGATTTTTCGCACGCTGCGCCGCTTCCCGACGCCTGGGTCAACAATGCCTTCGAAGGCTGGAATGGGCGCGCCTCGATCGTTCAACCGGATGACGCCATCGTCGTCACGGTCGAAGCATCGCCGTCGCTGAATGTCTTCGTTCTCTATTCGCCGGCACGAGACGCCGATTTCTTCTGCTTCGAACCCGTTTCACATCCAGTGGACGCCCATCACGGCGGCGGCCTGACCACACTGGAACAAGGCGGATCGACAAGCGCGCGTTTGCGTCTACGCTGGGATGAGCTGTAGCGTCGAATCGGGCGTCACTAAGTGGCGCAAGGGCATGGTGGCACAGGCCTTTTCCACTGAGCGTCTGTCGCTCCGGCGCATGCTGCTTCAGGGCGTGTCGACTTGAACAGACCATGCGCACCACATAACAGTGAACCATCCTGCGTAATGACGAGAGTGCAATGACAAACATGACGTTTCTGCCTGACGATGGTGTCTTTCTCGGCCGTGCTCGATCACCGGCCGCGCTCCATCCTTTGGTGGTCACGGTGCGTGACGGCACCGTCTTCGACATCACCTCGAGCGTGGCACCGACGGTGCGTGATGTCTGCGAGATGGCCGATCCGGCAGGGCATGTGCGCTCGGCCAAGGGCAAGCCGATCGGCTCGCTCGACGACATCGCGGCCAACAGTTTCGAGGCCAAGCGCGATCCGGCAAAACCATATCTGCTCTCCCCGGTTGACCTGCAGGCAGTCAAGGCGTCGGGCGTGACCTTCGTCGTCAGCCTGCTCGAGCGGGTGATCGAGGAACAGGCGCGCGGCTCGGCTGAAAAGGCCGATGCCATCCGCGCCGACATTGCCGGATTGATCGGCCATGACCTTTCGAAGCTGAAGCCCGGTTCGCCCGAGGCGATGGAGATCAAGGCCAAGTTCATCGCACGCGGCGCCTGGTCGCAATATCTGGAAGTGGGCATCGGCCCCGATGCCGAGATCTTCACCAAGTGCCAGCCGATGGCCTCGGTCGGCTTCGGCGCCGATGTCGGCCTGCACCCGGTGTCGACCTGGAACAATCCGGAGCCGGAGATCGCCATGATCGCCGCCTCAAGCGGCAGGATCGTCGGCGCCACCATCGGCAACGACGTCAATCTGCGCGACGTCGAAGGGCGTTCGGCACTGCTGCTCGGCAAGGCAAAGGACAACAACGCCTCGGCTTCGCTTGGCCCTTTCATCCGCCTGTTCGACGACACGTTCTCGATCGACGACGTGAAGCAGGCCGTGGTGCGCCTGAAGGTCGAGGGCGATGACGGGTTCTCGCTGGAGGGCGCAAGCTCGATGGCCGAGATCAGCCGTTCGCCGGAAGAGCTGGTTGCCGCCGCGATGGGGCCGCACCACCAATATCCGGACGGGCTGGCGCTCTATCTCGGCACCATGTTCGTGCCGTCGAAGGACCGCGGCGAAAAGGGTAAGGGGTTTACGCACAAGGTCGGCGACATCGTCACCATCTCGTCGGAGAAATTCGGTGCGCTGGTCAACCGCGTGCGGCTGTCGCCCGATTGCCCGCACTGGACTTATGGTGCCAGCCATTTGATGCGCGACCTGGCGAAGGCCGATTTTATCTAGAATCTGTCCGAAACGGCCGCAATCAACACAATTTTATGCGGAATCCCAGTGACGGCGGACGCAATCCGCTTCAAGATCGCGGTGCGGTCGGGGGGCCGTTTCGATGTCCGATTCGCCGATCCTGTTCGTGCGCACCATCGC includes:
- a CDS encoding ABC transporter permease; this translates as MKRLFKTYLEKPELAGLILLALLVVIFEIRSDGVFLNQDNLRGILGILPETGLVAIGVTILMISGEFDLSVGSVFALMPMCMAVLMVEGVPFPLALLAGLVVCAAIGFINGYVTIWFEIPSFITTLGMLFIARSLTIVVSGGFPPLLPVDLPNWLFTSFVGPGHMFRMSFVWFVGIAVLTSLMLSRTNFGNWIKATGGFHPAAASMGIPTARVKLACFMLCSMLSGFAGMLQVLRLGSPLPSIGEGLELQAVASAVIGGASLAGGIGTVAGGIIGTILIRIIDNGLVLSHVDANWFKFAIGFLTIFAVVANAWMRKRAKAIKMEG
- a CDS encoding FadR/GntR family transcriptional regulator, coding for MVGDRNMGPDETNPGLVSAAIQAITQHIRVEGLGPGDLLPSEADMTRKLSVSRTVVREAFRSLSAMRLIDMSAGRRASVAKLDIGAMSMVIEHGVTTEQISVQQVYDVRRTIEMRTVALAALRRTDAEAAEIQGYARLMRENHRAPEIVMEHDIAFHEAIARASHNPVFSLIINAFSGVTRRTWVIGWRTRATEAEQIKMIDGHGDIARAIIAGNPQLAAEHMAAHFDKSVKALIDAGIA
- a CDS encoding SDR family oxidoreductase, with protein sequence MTNLSGKVVLLTGGLGSLGRAQAAALARAGARVLLLDRPENAEGPGIAAELAAINKGTIVYVGCDLNQLAEAETTIKALADEEGAIDILINNAALIINRPFEEFSLGEYEDQIRVNSSAAFALARACAPGMKKKGQGRIVNFCSVTLNGRWEGYVPYVASKGAMLGLTKSLARELGPHGITVNAVSPGAVISEAEARVFGERLEEYNDWILTNQSLKRRIEPQHVADLVLFLVSPASDMISGQNISVDGGW
- a CDS encoding ATP-binding cassette domain-containing protein, with protein sequence MEDAIISVRNLHKWYSGVHALKGVSLDLKRGEALGLVGDNGAGKSTLINILSGVHTADEGEILVDGKPVRIARPRDAMNLGIETIYQYNSMVPTMSIARNLFIGREPTRFSVFGVGILDQKKMASESIKAIADVDLHLRSPDALVGELSGGQRQGVAIARAMHFKSKVMILDEPTNHLSVKETGKVIGFVRGLKAQGVTGIFISHNMHHVFDCCDRVVAMARGEVVLDKRIEETSIDEVHGVL
- a CDS encoding aldose 1-epimerase, which produces MAAGSRGAPSMTNSDVVELADGRASLVVSPREGAAILRYDALRPGRAPTPLIKPSQGMLKFGSQLLVPWSNRISGGGFEFDGRFHAIEPNVEGEPFPLHGDAFQRPWRLTQRTGTEMELALEDGAIGPYRYHAGVRYALEDGALSAVLAVENRAAVRLPYGLGFHPWFPHRPRTLLQASAQRVWLEDERHLPTGVVPLASRPDWDFSHAAPLPDAWVNNAFEGWNGRASIVQPDDAIVVTVEASPSLNVFVLYSPARDADFFCFEPVSHPVDAHHGGGLTTLEQGGSTSARLRLRWDEL
- a CDS encoding sugar ABC transporter substrate-binding protein — encoded protein: MKRLTATLLLATTLIAGPSVASADGLNIVFTHHSSASNTFWQAVKKGFDDACGKVEAKCNMIFTQTEGSVEQQLANMRAALAAKPDALLTSIVDNKAFDDVIKEARDAGVLVIAVNVDDTEGAKGNARQAFIGQGFKPAGYSLGKAISDSFPKDGPIKVLVGISAPGQNWSESRGAGVMQFLEEYKAAHPDRQVSWERIDSGTDLAVTSDRVGAYLNAHPDTTAYFDTGFWCAGVARSLQDRGVAPGKVLLGGFDLVPEVLQQMQKGYVQALVDQQPYMQGFMPVMEAYLNKKVGLAPSDIDTGQGIVRPDQADAIMTLSAQGLR
- a CDS encoding mandelate racemase/muconate lactonizing enzyme family protein; translation: MKIRSLETIRIEERPNLLWIEVHTDEGITGLGETFFLARTVEEYVHEYVAPRVIGRDPLQIDLLSADLVGYLGFRSSGVEVRGNSAFDIALWDIFGKAMNQPIAQLLGGFSRQSIRTYNTCAGTEYIKDGKGQTTANYGLGTRQGYDDLNGFLHRADELAAELLEDGITAMKIWPFDHAAEKSRGQDISATDLKAALQPFEKIRKAVGDKIDIMVEFHSMWQLLPAIKIAKALGPYGTYWHEDPIRMDSLADLKRYEAASPAPISASETLGSRWAFRDLLETGAAGIVMLDISWCGGLSEARKIAAMAEAWHLPVAPHDCTGPVVLAASTHLSLNAPNALVQESVRAFYRTWYRDLVTALPEVKDGMITVPPGPGLGLELNPDLGRAYTVHRRVSDKADI
- a CDS encoding fumarylacetoacetate hydrolase family protein encodes the protein MTNMTFLPDDGVFLGRARSPAALHPLVVTVRDGTVFDITSSVAPTVRDVCEMADPAGHVRSAKGKPIGSLDDIAANSFEAKRDPAKPYLLSPVDLQAVKASGVTFVVSLLERVIEEQARGSAEKADAIRADIAGLIGHDLSKLKPGSPEAMEIKAKFIARGAWSQYLEVGIGPDAEIFTKCQPMASVGFGADVGLHPVSTWNNPEPEIAMIAASSGRIVGATIGNDVNLRDVEGRSALLLGKAKDNNASASLGPFIRLFDDTFSIDDVKQAVVRLKVEGDDGFSLEGASSMAEISRSPEELVAAAMGPHHQYPDGLALYLGTMFVPSKDRGEKGKGFTHKVGDIVTISSEKFGALVNRVRLSPDCPHWTYGASHLMRDLAKADFI